Proteins encoded by one window of Arabidopsis thaliana chromosome 2, partial sequence:
- the COPT4 gene encoding copper transporter 4 (copper transporter 4 (COPT4); FUNCTIONS IN: copper ion transmembrane transporter activity, high affinity copper ion transmembrane transporter activity; INVOLVED IN: copper ion transport; LOCATED IN: integral to membrane; CONTAINS InterPro DOMAIN/s: Ctr copper transporter (InterPro:IPR007274); BEST Arabidopsis thaliana protein match is: Ctr copper transporter family (TAIR:AT2G26975.1); Has 161 Blast hits to 161 proteins in 20 species: Archae - 0; Bacteria - 0; Metazoa - 2; Fungi - 0; Plants - 151; Viruses - 0; Other Eukaryotes - 8 (source: NCBI BLink).), giving the protein MLSSKNVVVVEAWNTTTTTQTQTPHRPSLLHPTFYWGYNCQVLFSGWPGSDRGMYALALIFVFFLAFLAEWLARCSDASSIKQGADKLAKVAFRTAMYTVKSGFSYLVILAVVSFNGGVFLAAIFGHALGFAVFRGRAFRNRDIQ; this is encoded by the coding sequence ATGTTGTCGAGCAAAAACGTTGTCGTAGTAGAGGCTTGgaacaccaccaccacaacgcaaacgcaaacgcCACATAGACCGTCACTGTTACACCCAACATTCTATTGGGGTTACAACTGCCAAGTGCTCTTCTCAGGCTGGCCTGGTTCTGACCGTGGGATGTATGCACTCGCACttatcttcgtcttctttctgGCGTTCTTAGCTGAGTGGCTTGCTCGGTGCTCTGACGCGTCATCCATCAAACAGGGTGCCGATAAGCTTGCTAAAGTTGCATTTCGCACGGCTATGTATACCGTCAAGTCCGGCTTTAGCTACCTAGTGATTCTGGCTGTTGTTTCCTTCAACGGTGGTGTTTTCCTAGCCGCGATTTTCGGGCATGCTCTTGGGTTCGCTGTTTTCCGTGGGCGGGCGTTTAGGAATAGGGATATTCAATAA